One stretch of Oncorhynchus masou masou isolate Uvic2021 chromosome 9, UVic_Omas_1.1, whole genome shotgun sequence DNA includes these proteins:
- the LOC135545369 gene encoding protocadherin gamma-A10-like: MLNKGISVTGLVFCFSFFLLPLHSAYGDVSYSFPEEMKRGSVIGNIAKDLGLEASRLSARKARIDTEGNRKRYCDINLSTGELIVAERIDREGLCGKKASCVLKQELVLENPLELHRISLHVQDINDNAPQFKDDLIKLEISESAIKGARFLLEEAHDADVAQNAVQSYTLQSNGHFILSVDTNVIELVLDKELDREQERDLTVLLSASDGGTPQRSGTVVIHVTVLDANDNAPVFNQAVYKASLPENSPLDTVVVTVSAADADDGVNGEVTYDFGHISEEDKNMFFINSKMGEIRVIGSIDYEEVSSFELRIQAKDGLGLASYSKVIIDITDINDNTPVIYLQSLTNPIPEDASPGTEVGIINVQDRDSENNRQVRCSIQQDLPFKLVPSIKNYYSLVTTGELDRELVSDYNITITATDEGSPPLSSSKSVQLSVADVNDNPPVFEEQSYKAHVTENNNPGSSVCSVTARDPDWRQNGTVIYSLLLGEVNGVPVSSFLSVNGDTGVIHAVRSFDYEQFRSFKVHVVARDNGSPPLSSNVTVSVFITDVNDNSPQILYPAPEGKSFMTELVPKAAHGGSLISKVIAVDADSGQNAWLSYQIFKSTDPGLFTIGLHSGEIRTQRDISESDSMKQNLIVSVKDNGQPSLSATCTMYLVISDNLAEVPELKDVSYDENISKLTSYLIIALVSVSTFFFTFIIVILAVRFCRRRKPRLVFDGAVAIPSAYLPPNYAEVDGAGTLRSTYNYDAYLTTGSHTSDFKFVTSYNDNTLHADQTLRKTPIDFAEALDDSDVSPEVGLQIYII, from the coding sequence ATGCTGAACAAAGGAATCTCGGTGACAGGCCTGGTCTtctgcttttctttctttcttctacCGCTGCACTCCGCCTATGGAGACGTGAGCTATTCTTTTCCGGAGGAGATGAAACGAGGATCTGTTATTGGAAATATAGCCAAGGATCTCGGGCTGGAGGCGAGCAGACTGTCCGCTCGTAAGGCCCGAATTGATACTGAAGGAAATCGAAAACGGTATTGTGACATTAATCTGAGTACCGGGGAGTTGATTGTTGCGGAGAGGATTGACAGAGAGGGGCTTTGTGGCAAAAAGGCTTCGTGCGTTTTAAAACAGGAACTTGTGTTGGAGAATCCTTTGGAGCTTCACCGTATCAGTCTTCATGTTCAAGATATAAATGATAACGCACCGCAATTTAAAGATGACTTGATAAAACTAGAGATAAGCGAATCAGCTATTAAAGGAGCCCGTTTCTTATTAGAAGAGGCCCACGATGCAGATGTAGCACAGAATGCAGTCCAAAGCTATACGTTACAAAGTAATGGTCATTTCATTTTGAGTGTTGATACAAATGTCATTGAACTAGTCCTGGACAAAGAGCTTGATCGTGAGCAGGAACGGGATTTaacagtattgctatctgcatcTGACGGAGGCACACCGCAAAGATCCGGTACCGTAGTCATACACGTCACTGTACTGGATGCTAACGATAACGCCCCAGTGTTTAACCAGGCCGTCTATAAAGCCAGTCTGCCTGAAAACTCTCCTTTAGATACTGTAGTGGTTACAGTTAGTGCTGCAGATGCAGATGACGGAGTGAATGGGGAAGTTACCTATGACTTCGGCCATATTTCAGAGGAGGATAAGAACATGTTTTTCATCAATTCGAAAATGGGTGAAATCAGAGTTATTGGATCTATTGACTATGAAGAGGTGTCTTCATTTGAATTGCGTATTCAAGCTAAGGATGGTTTAGGGTTAGCATCGTATTCTAAAGTCATAATAGACATCACAGATATTAATGACAACACTCCTGTGATTTATCTACAATCTCTGACGAACCCCATACCTGAGGACGCGTCACCTGGTACAGAGGTGGGCATCATTAACGTGCAGGATAGAGACTCTGAGAATAACCGACAGGTCCGCTGCTCCATTCAGCAAGACCTTCCCTTTAAGCTGGTGCCATCCATCAAAAACTACTATTCTCTGGTGACCACGGGTGAACTGGACCGAGAACTAGTGTCTGATTACAATATTACAATCACTGCCACCGATGAGGGCTCTCCACCTCTGTCCTCCTCTAAAAGTGTTCAGTTATCTGTAGCTGACGTCAACGACAACCCACCTGTGTTTGAGGAACAGTCCTATAAAGCCCACGTGACTGAAAATAACAATCCTGGTTCCTCCGTGTGTTCCGTTACTGCACGGGACCCAGACTGGAGACAGAACGGAACAGTGATTTATTCTCTTTTACTCGGTGAAGTGAACGGTGTCCCTGTGTCCTCGTTTTTATCCGTTAATGGAGACACAGGGGTGATCCACGCTGTGAGGTCGTTTGATTATGAACAGTTCAGGAGTTTTAAAGTCCACGTGGTGGCCAGAGACAACGGttctcctccactcagcagcaACGTCACGGTCAGTGTGTTCATAACAGATGTGAATGACAACTCTCCTCAGATACTATACCCCGCCCCGGAGGGGAAATCCTTCATGACCGAGCTTGTACCCAAAGCTGCGCACGGAGGCTCCCTGATTTCCAAGGTGATAGCGGTGGACGCGGACTCTGGCCAGAACGCCTGGCTGTCCTATCAAATATTCAAATCCACTGATCCGGGACTTTTCACTATTGGTCTCCACAGTGGAGAGATCAGGACACAGCGGGACATTTCTGAATCTGACAGCATGAAACAGAACCTCATTGTGTCAGTGAAAGATAACggacagccctctctctctgccacctgtACCATGTATTTAGTGATTTCTGATAACTTGGCTGAAGTGCCAGAACTGAAAGATGTCTCTTATGATGAGAACATTTCCAAACTCACCTCTTATCTGATTATCGCGCTGGTGTCTGTTTCCACCTTTTTCTTCACCTTCATTATTGTCATCCTGGCGGTGAGGTTTTGCCGCAGGAGAAAGCCCAGACTGGTGTTTGATGGAGCAGTTGCCATCCCCAGCGCGTATCTCCCTCCCAACTACGCAGAGGTGGATGGCGCAGGAACTCTCCGCAGCACTTACAATTATGACGCATACCTGACGACAGGCTCGCACACAAGTGACTTCAAGTTCGTCACATCTTACAATGACAACACACTGCACGCGGACCAGACTCTGAGAAAAACTCCCATTGACTTTGCTGAGGCTCTTGATGACTCTGATGTGTCCCCAGAGGTAGGCCTGCAAATATATATCATCTAG
- the LOC135545365 gene encoding protocadherin gamma-A11-like, with product MGHKGMSMTVLLCGFAFFIVMLHSAYGEVSFSFPEEMKRGSVIGNIAKDLGLDTSRLPARKARIVTEGNHERYCDINLNTGDLTIAERIDRDGLCGKKASCVLKQELVLEDPLELHRISLHVQDINDNSPQFKKDIIKMEISESAVKGVRFSLDEAHDADIGQNTVQSYTLQRNEHFILNVKTKSGGRKYSELVLDKELDREGHHEIKILLTAMDGGSPQRSGTVVIHVTVLDANDNAPVFSQAVYKASLPENSPLDTVVVTVSATDADEGLNGEVTYEFDDVSDENSKVFNLDHTNGKITVVGPIDYEKESSYEMQISAKDGLGLLSYSTLIIEITDANDNAPVIYIQSLTNPIPEDASPGTEVGIVNVQDRDSENNRQVRCSIQQNVPFKLVPSIKNYYSLVTMGELDRELVSDYNITITATDEGSPPLSSSKSVQLSVADVNDNPPVFEEQSYKAHVTENNKPGSSVCSVTARDPDWRQNGTLIYSLLPGEVNGVPVSSFVSVNGETGVIHAVRSFDYEQFRSFKVHVVARDNGSPPLSSNVTVSVFITDVNDNSPQILYPAPEGNSFMTELVPKAAHGGSLVSKVIAVDADSGQNAWLSYHIVKSTDPGLFIIGLHSGEIRTQRDISESDSMKQNLIVSVKDNGQPSLSATCTMYLVISDNLAEVPELKDVSYDENNSKLTSYLIIALVSVSTFFLAFIIVILAVRFCRRRKPRLLVDGAVAIPSAYLPPNYAEGDGVGTLRSTYNYDAYLTTGSRTSDFKFVTSYSDNTLPVDQTLRKTPSDFAEEFDNSDRSPPELDQT from the exons ATGGGGCACAAAGGAATGTCGATGACAGTCCTGCTATGCGGCTTTGCTTTCTTTATTGTAATGCTGCACTCCGCCTATGGAGAAGTGAGCTTTTCTTTTCCAGAGGAGATGAAACGCGGATCTGTTATTGGAAATATAGCTAAGGATCTCGGGTTGGATACGAGCAGACTGCCCGCTCGTAAGGCCCGAATTGTTACCGAAGGGAATCACGAACGGTATTGTGACATTAATCTGAATACGGGAGATTTGACTATAGCTGAAAGGATTGACAGAGATGGGCTTTGTGGCAAAAAGGCTTCGTGCGTATTAAAACAGGAACTTGTGCTTGAAGATCCGTTGGAGCTTCACCGTATTAGTCTTCATGTCCAAGATATAAATGATAATTCCCCACAGTTTAAAAAGGATATTATCAAAATGGAAATTAGTGAATCAGCAGTCAAAGGTGTTCGTTTTTCTCTAGATGAGGCCCATGACGCTGACATAGGACAGAATACGGTTCAGAGCTATACACTACAAAGAAATGAACATTTTATTTTGAATGTCAAAACCAAAAGTGGTGGACGCAAATACAGCGAGTTAGTGTTAGACAAAGAACTAGACCGCGAGGGGCACCATGAAATCAAGATATTACTGACAGCGATGGACGGAGGCTCTCCGCAGAGATCAGGTACTGTAGTCATACACGTCACTGTGCTGGATGCTAACGATAACGCCCCAGTGTTTAGCCAGGCCGTCTATAAAGCCAGTCTGCCTGAAAACTCTCCTTTAGATACTGTAGTGGTTACAGTGAGTGCTACGGATGCTGATGAGGGATTGAATGGTGAAGTTACATATGAATTCGATGATGTTTCAGATGAAAATAGCAAAGTATTTAATCTAGATCATACGAATGGAAAAATTACAGTTGTTGGTCCAATAGATTATGAAAAGGAGTCTTCATATGAAATGCAGATCAGCGCAAAGGACGGTTTGGGGTTATTATCCTACTCTACATTGATAATAGAAATCACTGATGCTAATGACAACGCCCCTGTGATTTATATACAATCTCTGACGAACCCCATACCTGAGGACGCGTCACCTGGTACAGAGGTGGGCATCGTTAACGTGCAGGATAGAGACTCTGAGAATAACCGACAGGTCCGCTGCTCCATTCAGCAAAACGTTCCCTTTAAGCTGGTGCCATCCATCAAAAACTACTATTCTCTGGTGACGATGGGCGAACTGGACCGGGAACTAGTGTCTGATTACAATATTACAATCACTGCCACAGACGAGGGCTCTCCACCTCTGTCCTCCTCTAAAAGTGTTCAGTTATCTGTAGCTGACGTCAACGACAACCCACCTGTGTTTGAGGAACAGTCCTATAAAGCCCACGTGACTGAAAATAACAAACCCGGTTCCTCCGTGTGTTCTGTTACTGCACGGGACCCAGACTGGAGACAGAACGGAACATTGATTTATTCTCTCTTACCTGGTGAGGTGAACGGTGTCCCTGTGTCCTCGTTTGTATCCGTTAATGGAGAAACGGGGGTGATCCACGCTGTGAGGTCGTTTGATTATGAACAGTTCAGGAGTTTTAAAGTCCACGTGGTGGCCAGAGACAACGGttctcctccactcagcagcaACGTCACGGTCAGTGTGTTTATAACGGATGTGAATGACAACTCTCCTCAGATACTATACCCCGCCCCGGAGGGGAACTCCTTCATGACGGAGCTGGTCCCCAAAGCTGCGCACGGGGGCTCTCTGGTTTCCAAGGTGATAGCGGTGGACGCGGACTCTGGCCAGAACGCCTGGCTGTCCTATCATATAGTCAAATCCACTGATCCGGGACTTTTCATTATTGGGCTCCACAGCGGAGAGATCAGGACACAACGGGACATTTCTGAATCTGACAGCATGAAACAGAACCTCATTGTGTCAGTGAAAGATAACggacagccctctctctctgccacctgtACCATGTATTTAGTGATTTCTGATAACTTGGCTGAGGTGCCAGAACTGAAAGATGTCTCTTATGATGAGAACAATTCCAAACTCACCTCTTATCTGATCATCGCGCTGGTGTCCGTCTCCACCTTTTTCCTCGCCTTCATTATTGTCATCCTGGCTGTGAGGTTTTGCCGCAGGAGAAAGCCTAGACTGTTGGTTGACGGAGCGGTCGCCATTCCCAGCGCGTATCTCCCTCCCAACTACGCAGAGGGGGATGGAGTGGGAACTCTCCGCAGCACCTACAATTATGATGCATACCTGACGACGGGTTCGCGCACAAGTGACTTCAAGTTCGTCACATCTTACAGTGACAACACGCTGCCCGTGGATCAGACTCTGAGAAAAACTCCATCAGACTTTGCTGAAGAATTTGACAACTCCGATAGGTCCCCTCCAGAG CTAGACCAAACTTAA
- the LOC135545368 gene encoding uncharacterized protein LOC135545368 produces the protein MGHKGISVTGLVCGISFFLLLLHSTYGDVSYSFPEEMKRGSVIGNIAKDLGLQARRLSIRKARTDTEGNDNRYCDVNLSTGDLIVAERIDREGLCGEKSSCVLKQELVLENPLELHRINLHIQDINDNGPLFNEDMIHMEIGESAAKGTRFPLEEAHDADIGQNSVQKYTLERNENFVLAVDSNTVQLVLDKELDREQRYDMKLLLTAVDGGTPQKSGTVVIHVTVLDANDNAPVFSQAIYKTSLPENSHLNTAVITVKATDADEGVNGEVTYDFGRVSEEVKKIFSIDRKTGEIGVIGTIDFEAVSSFELRIKAKDGLGLASYAKVIIEITDVNDNAPVIYLQSLTNPIPENVSPGTEVGIINVQDRDSENNRQVRCSIQQNLPFKLVPSIKNYYSLVTTGELDRELVSDYNITITATDEGSPPLSSSKSVQLSVADVNDNPPVFEEQSYKAQMTENNKPGSSVCSVTARDPDWRQNGTVIYSLLPGEVNGVPVSSFLAVNGDTGVIHAVRSFDYEQFRSFKVHVVARDNGSPPLSSNVTVSVFITDVNDNSPQILYPAPEGNSFMTELVPKAAHGGSLVSKVIAVDADSGQNALLSYHIVKSTDLGLFTIGLHSGEIRTQRDISESDSMKHNLILSVKDNGQPSLSATCTMYLVISDNLAEVPELKDVSYDESNSKLTSYLIIALVSVSTFFLTFIIVILAVRFCRRRKPRLLFDGAVAIPSAYLPPNYAEVDGAGTLRSTYNYDAYLTTGSRTSDFKFLTSYNDNTLPADQTLRKTPNDFAEDLDDSEGSPECRCSPAVFGYIQFSTHCCCYKARVFGMGHKGISVTGLVCGVAFFLLPLHSAYGDVSYSFPEEMKRGSVIGNIANDLGLEASKLSARNARVDTEGNRKRYCDINLSTGDFIVAERVDREELCGEKMSCILRFELVLESPLELHRISLQIQDINDNTPIFPKDTIKLEIAESAFKGARFRVNAAHDADIGQNAVQSYTLQRNDHFALSVQTTAAGSKYGELVLDKELDREQQQELKLLLTAVDGGTPQRSGTVVIHVTVLDANDNAPVFNQAVYKASLPENSPLGTLVLTVSSTDADEGMNGEVTYEFSRMSDKTRKVFTLNHVTGEMTVVGALDYEDESKYEMFIEGKDGYGLSSDTKVIIDITDVNDNAPVIYLQSLTNPIPENASPGTEVGIINVQDRDSENNRQVRCSIQQNLPFKLVPSIKNYYSLVTMGELDRELVSDYNITITATDEGSPPLFSSKSVQLSVADVNDNPPVFEEQSYKAHVTENNNPGSSVCSVTARDPDWRQNGTVIYSLLPGEVNGVPVSSFLSVNGETGVIHAVRSFDYEQFRSFKVHVVARDNGSPPLSSNVTVSVFITDVNDNSPQILYPAPEGKSFMTELVPKAAHGGSLVSKVIAVDADSGQNAWLSYQIVKSTDPGLFTIGLHSGEIRTQRDISESHSMKQNLIVSVKDNGQPSHSATCTIYLVISDNLAEVPELKDVSYDESNSKLTSYLIIALVSVSTFFLTFIIVILAVRFCRRRKPRLLFDGAVAIPSAYLPPNYAEGDGVGTLRSTYNYDAFMTTGSHTSDFKFVTSYSDNTLPADQTLRKTPTDFAEELDISDGFPEH, from the exons ATGGGACACAAAGGAATCTCGGTGACAGGCCTGGTCTGCggcatttctttctttcttttactGCTGCACTCCACCTATGGAGACGTGAGCTATTCTTTTCCGGAGGAGATGAAACGCGGTTCAGTTATTGGAAATATAGCCAAGGATCTCGGGCTGCAGGCGAGGAGACTTTCTATTCGTAAGGCCCGTACTGACACCGAAGGGAACGACAATCGGTACTGTGACGTTAATTTGAGTACCGGGGATTTGATTGTTGCCGAGAGGATTGACAGAGAGGGGCTTTGTGGCGAAAAGTCTTCATGCGTTTTAAAACAGGAACTTGTATTAGAGAATCCTTTGGAGCTTCATCGTATCAACCTCCACATCCAAGATATTAACGATAACGGACCACTTTTTAACGAGGATATGATACATATGGAAATAGGAGAATCGGCAGCTAAAGGCACTCGTTTCCCATTAGAGGAAGCTCATGATGCGGACATAGGACAGAACTCTGTCCAAAAATACACACTAGAACGAAATGAGAATTTTGTATTGGCTGTAGATAGTAATACTGTCCAGCTTGTTCTAGATAAAGAGCTTGATCGTGAACAACGATATGATATGAAGCTGTTGCTTACAGCTGTAGATGGGGGCACTCCGCAGAAATCAGGTACTGTAGTCATACACGTCACTGTACTAGATGCTAACGATAACGCACCAGTGTTTAGCCAGGCCATCTATAAAACCAGCCTGCCTGAAAACTCTCATTTAAATACTGCAGTAATTACAGTGAAGGCTACCGATGCAGACGAGGGAGTGAATGGGGAGGTCACGTATGACTTTGGCCGTGTTTCAGAAGAAGTAAAGAAAATATTTTCTATCGACCGTAAAACAGGAGAAATTGGTGTAATAGGCACAATTGATTTTGAAGCGGTTTCGTCATTTGAATTGCGTATCAAAGCGAAAGATGGTTTAGGTTTAGCATCATATGCCAAAGTTATAATAGAAATCACTGATGTTAATGACAACGCTCCTGTGATTTATCTACAATCTCTGACTAACCCCATACCTGAGAACGTGTCTCCTGGTACAGAGGTGGGCATCATTAACGTGCAGGATAGAGACTCTGAGAATAACCGACAGGTCCGCTGCTCCATTCAGCAAAACCTTCCCTTTAAGCTGGTGCCATCCATCAAAAACTACTATTCTCTGGTGACCACGGGTGAACTGGACCGAGAACTAGTGTCTGATTACAATATTACAATCACTGCCACCGACGAGGGCTCTCCACCTCTGTCCTCCTCTAAAAGTGTTCAGTTATCTGTAGCTGACGTCAACGACAACCCACCTGTGTTTGAGGAACAGTCCTATAAAGCCCAAATGACTGAAAATAACAAACCCGGTTCCTCCGTGTGTTCCGTTACTGCACGTGACCCAGACTGGAGACAGAACGGAACAGTGATTTATTCTCTCTTACCTGGTGAGGTGAATGGTGTTCCTGTGTCCTCGTTTTTAGCCGTTAACGGAGACACGGGGGTGATCCACGCTGTGAGGTCGTTTGATTATGAACAGTTCAGGAGTTTTAAAGTCCACGTGGTGGCCAGAGACAACGGTTCTCCTCCACTTAGCAGCAACGTCACGGTCAGTGTGTTCATAACAGATGTGAATGACAACTCTCCTCAGATACTATACCCCGCCCCGGAAGGGAACTCCTTCATGACCGAGCTGGTCCCAAAAGCTGCGCACGGGGGCTCTCTGGTTTCCAAGGTGATAGCGGTGGACGCAGACTCAGGCCAGAACGCCTTGCTTTCTTATCATATCGTCAAATCCACTGATTTGGGACTTTTCACTATTGGTCTCCACAGTGGAGAGATCAGGACACAGCGGGACATTTCTGAATCTGACAGCATGAAACATAACCTCATTTTGTCAGTGAAAGATAACggacagccctctctctctgccacctgtACCATGTATTTAGTGATTTCTGATAACTTGGCTGAGGTGCCAGAACTGAAAGATGTCTCGTATGATGAGAGCAATTCCAAACTCACCTCTTATCTGATCATCGCGCTGGTGTCCGTCTCCACTTTTTTCCTCACCTTCATCATTGTCATCCTGGCGGTGAGGTTTTGCCGCAGGAGAAAGCCCAGACTGTTGTTTGACGGAGCGGTCGCCATCCCCAGCGCGTATCTCCCTCCCAACTACGCAGAGGTGGATGGCGCAGGAACTCTCCGAAGTACTTACAATTATGACGCATACCTGACGACGGGTTCGCGAACAAGTGACTTCAAGTTCCTCACATCTTACAATGACAACACGCTGCCTGCAGACCAGACTCTGAGAAAAACTCCAAATGACTTTGCTGAAGATCTTGACGATTCTGAAGGGTCCCCAGAG TGTCGCTGTTCACCAGCTGTGTTTGGATATATCCAGTTCTCCACCCACTGCTGTTGTTACAAGGCTCGGGTGTTCGG GATGGGCCACAAAGGAATCTCGGTGACAGGTCTGGTCTGCGGCGTTGCTTTCTTTCTTCTACCGCTGCACTCGGCCTATGGAGACGTGAGCTATTCTTTTCCGGAGGAGATGAAACGCGGATCTGTTATTGGAAATATAGCAAATGATCTCGGGCTGGAGGCGAGCAAACTGTCCGCTCGTAATGCCCGAGTTGATACCGAAGGGAACCGAAAACGTTATTGTGACATTAATCTGAGTACAGGGGATTTTATTGTTGCCGAAAGGGTTGACAGAGAGGAGCTATGTGGAGAAAAGATGTCCTGTATTCTTAGGTTTGAGTTGGTCTTAGAGAGTCCTCTGGAGTTGCATCGTATATCACTTCAAATCCAAGATATCAACGACAATACACCTATCTTTCCAAAGGATACAATCAAACTGGAAATAGCGGAATCCGCATTCAAAGGTGCTCGCTTTCGTGTAAACGCAGCTCACGACGCGGATATAGGACAGAATGCTGTTCAAAGCTACACACTGCAGAGAAATGATCATTTTGCTTTAAGTGTTCAAACGACTGCTGCCGGTAGTAAATATGGAGAGTTGGTTTTAGATAAAGAGTTAGATCGTGAACAACAACAAGAGTTGAAATTATTGCTTACAGCTGTAGATGGGGGCACTCCGCAGAGATCAGGTACTGTAGTCATACACGTCACTGTACTGGATGCTAACGATAATGCCCCAGTGTTTAACCAGGCCGTCTATAAAGCCAGTCTGCCTGAAAACTCTCCTTTAGGTACACTAGTTCTTACTGTCAGCAGTACTGATGCAGATGAAGGAATGAATGGAGAAGTGACGTATGAATTTAGTCGAATGTCTGATAAGACAAGGAAAGTGTTTACATTGAATCACGTAACAGGAGAAATGACAGTAGTAGGAGCGTTAGATTACGAAGATGAATCCAAATATGAAATGTTCATAGAAGGAAAAGATGGTTATGGACTTTCCTCAGACACTAAAGTCATAATAGACATCACTGATGTTAATGACAACGCTCCTGTGATTTATCTACAATCTCTGACTAACCCCATACCTGAGAACGCGTCACCTGGTACAGAGGTGGGCATCATTAACGTGCAGGATAGAGACTCTGAGAATAACCGACAGGTCCGCTGCTCCATTCAGCAAAACCTTCCCTTTAAGCTGGTGCCATCCATCAAAAACTACTATTCTCTGGTGACCATGGGTGAACTGGACCGGGAACTAGTGTCTGATTACAACATTACAATCACTGCCACCGACGAGGGCTCTccacctctgttctcctctaaaaGTGTTCAGTTATCTGTAGCTGACGTCAACGACAACCCACCTGTGTTTGAGGAACAGTCCTATAAAGCCCACGTGACTGAAAATAACAATCCTGGTTCCTCCGTGTGTTCCGTTACTGCACGGGACCCAGACTGGAGACAGAACGGAACAGTGATTTATTCCCTCTTACCTGGTGAGGTGAACGGTGTCCCTGTGTCCTCGTTTTTATCCGTTAATGGAGAAACGGGGGTGATCCACGCTGTGAGGTCGTTTGATTATGAACAGTTCAGGAGTTTTAAAGTCCACGTGGTGGCTAGAGACAACGGttctcctccactcagcagcaACGTCACGGTCAGTGTGTTCATAACAGATGTGAATGACAACTCTCCTCAGATACTATACCCCGCCCCGGAGGGGAAATCCTTCATGACCGAGCTGGTCCCCAAAGCTGCGCACGGGGGCTCTCTGGTTTCCAAGGTGATAGCTGTGGATGCAGACTCCGGCCAGAACGCCTGGCTGTCCTATCAAATAGTCAAATCCACTGATCCGGGACTTTTCACTATTGGACTCCACAGCGGAGAGATCAGGACACAGCGGGACATTTCTGAATCTCACAGCATGAAACAGAACCTCATTGTGTCAGTGAAAGATAACGGACAGCCCTCTCACTCTGCCACCTGTACAATTTATCTAGTGATTTCAGATAACTTGGCTGAAGTGCCCGAACTGAAAGATGTATCTTATGATGAGAGCAATTCCAAACTCACATCTTATCTGATCATCGCGCTGGTGTCTGTCTCCACATTTTTCCTCACCTTCATTATTGTCATCCTGGCCGTGAGGTTTTGCCGCAGGAGAAAGCCTAGACTGTTGTTTGACGGAGCGGTCGCAATCCCCAGCGCGTATCTCCCTCCCAACTACGCAGAGGGGGATGGTGTGGGAACTCTCCGCAGCACTTACAATTATGATGCATTCATGACGACGGGTTCGCACACAAGTGACTTCAAGTTCGTCACATCTTACAGTGACAACACACTGCCTGCGGACCAGACTCTGAGAAAAACTCCAACAGACTTTGCCGAAGAACTTGATATCTCTGATGGCTTCCCAGAG CACTGA